GAAGTTTATAATCCTTTTGATATTTTACTTTACCTGAAGTCAAAAGAATTTTCCAATTACTGGTTTGAGACCGGCACTCCCAGTTTTCTGGTTAAGATGCTGCATTCCAGAAGGTATTCAATTCCTTATCTGGAGTCTATTCAGGCAAGTGAAAAGCTTATGGGCAGTTTTGATATTGAGCATATTGAGGTTGAAACCCTGCTCTTTCAGACCGGTTACCTGACCATAAAATCTGCAAAGCAAATAGTCGGTGGTAAGCGGTTTACCTTAGGGTATCCAAACCTTGAGGTTAGACAAAGCCTGGCTGATTCTCTACTTACTTATCTGGTCGGTTCACTGGCAGAAGCAGAAAATGCCAAGTTTTCAGCCTATGATGCCCTGCTGGCCAATGACCTGGACAGTCTACGCGATATTTTTCATGCCTTTTTTGCCTCCATCCCCAGCGACTGGTATCGCAAGAATCAATTATCCCGGTATGAAGGTTATTATGCCTCGGTTGTGTACTGCTATTTTGCCGCTCTGGGTTTAAATGTTCATCCTGAAGATCCCACCAACAAAGGGCGGCTGGACTTGTCAATCCGTTTTCAGGACCGGGTATATATCATTGAATTCAAGGTGGTGGAGCTTGCAGGTGAGGGCAAGCCTCTGGAGCAGATTAAAGCCAGAGGATACACAGAAAAGTATGCAGGCCAGGAAGTTTATCTCATAGGTGTGGAGTTTTCCAGCCAGGACCGGAATATTGTGGGGTTTGAGTGGGAGAAGAATTAGACCATTTATCAGGGCAACCGTTTGAAGCCCGCCAAATCAAAATGACGATCAAACGTAAACACTTGCGAAACATACCTGGATATCATGAGCGTAAAGGAGACGCAGTTTGTGAAGGACACGCCTTGATCAGATAATTATGCGAACAGCTGCAGAGCACGCAGTTCATCCTCTTTGTCGGGCCGCCATATCTGGAAAGCATGTGATGCATAGATGTTGCTAAGCCTCTCGGCGGCAAAGATATTGCCAGCTCTTCTTCCCAGCAGAGTAGCGGTTTCGTTCAGCACAAGGCTGCTTGTGGCAAGTCTTTCATGACTATTTTTCCAGTTCGGCCCATATATTCAATGCAAGCTGATGAAACTGATCTTTGACGAGATAACGCGCTAATAATGGACCAGTATCAACGAATATCATAAGACTCGCCATAATGATATTCATCGTGTTCAGCGCTAAAATCGGGAGAGGAATAGCCCTGATAAATAGCCTTGTCCTCGTAAAAGCAGTCCTGCAAGCCATTGCTGACTTCAGTACTGTCAATTTCCTTTTGCAGGGCTTCCCGGATGAGCTGTCCCAGAGAGATTCCCATTTTTCTGGACTTGCTGGCCGCCCAAATCTTCAATTCTCTGGGCAGCATAATTGTTGTGCGTTGCATATTATCACCTCACATTATGTTGCCATAATATTTCATGCATAACTTTTCGTCCAGCAAAAAAACAGGTACAGACGCAATATGCTCCACATATTGGTTCGCTGTAGTCAGGCTACTTTTAGATGAAGATTTTTCCCTACTGCTTGAGCATAATTTACTAAAGTTGAAAGCCGGATATCCTCAGCGTGGTTTTCAATTCTAAAAATAGCTGATTTTTTGGTATTTAATATAAAGGCAACCTGTTCTTGAGTGAGCCCTGCTTCAAGACGTGCCTGCTTCAAGAGGACACCAATCTTAAATTGCTTATACCCTTTATCAAAGCTCTCCCCAAAACTGGGGCTTTTCTTTTTTCGTTTTTCGATATATATCTTGAGAGTCAAAAGTTCCTCCCGTTACGCAGTAATTATGCTGGCGTGCCTGTCCACTGTTTAACTCAGAAAAGGGCTAAATGTAACTGGATATTTATGTAGCTTTGAGATATACTGTAAGTGTCAGTCAGCTTTGTTAAACAAAGCAGTAACAGTAAATGCAGGAGATAGTATTATGGAATCAACCCAGAATATCAAGCAGATCATCAAGTTGGAACTGCCGAAA
This window of the Desulfonatronovibrio magnus genome carries:
- a CDS encoding helix-turn-helix domain-containing protein, with protein sequence MTLKIYIEKRKKKSPSFGESFDKGYKQFKIGVLLKQARLEAGLTQEQVAFILNTKKSAIFRIENHAEDIRLSTLVNYAQAVGKNLHLKVA
- a CDS encoding PD-(D/E)XK nuclease domain-containing protein, which codes for EVYNPFDILLYLKSKEFSNYWFETGTPSFLVKMLHSRRYSIPYLESIQASEKLMGSFDIEHIEVETLLFQTGYLTIKSAKQIVGGKRFTLGYPNLEVRQSLADSLLTYLVGSLAEAENAKFSAYDALLANDLDSLRDIFHAFFASIPSDWYRKNQLSRYEGYYASVVYCYFAALGLNVHPEDPTNKGRLDLSIRFQDRVYIIEFKVVELAGEGKPLEQIKARGYTEKYAGQEVYLIGVEFSSQDRNIVGFEWEKN